The Streptomyces sp. ICC1 DNA window GACGAGGTGAAGATCGCCCTGATGGACTCCGGCATCGGCCTCCTCGCGGCGGCCGCCGCGACGCGGAGGCTGCGCCCGGACGCCGAGCTGGTGCTGTCCTGCGACCCCGACGGGATGCCCTGGGGGCCGCGGACCCCGCAGGACCTCACCGGCCGGGCGCTCGCCGTCGCGCGCGCCGCCGCCGCGCACCGGCCGGACGCGCTGATCGTCGCCTGCAACACCGCCTCCGTGCACGCACTGCCCGCGCTGCGCGCCGAGCTGGAACCCGGCATCCCCGTCATCGGGACCGTGCCGGCGATCAAGCCCGCCGCGGCCGCCGGGGGCCGCGTGGCCATCTGGGCCACCCCGGCCACCACCGGCAGCCCCTACCAGCGGGGCCTGATCCGCGACTTCGCCGACGGGGCGCGCGTCACCGAGGTGCCCTGCCCGGGTCTGGCCGACGCCGTGGAGGCAGGGGACGAGGCCGCCGTCGTACGGGCCGTCGCCGCGGCCGCCGCGCTGACCCCGGCCGACGTCACCGACGTGGTGCTCGGCTGCACGCACTACGAGCTGGTCGAGGCTGCGATCCGGGCCGCCCTGGACCGCCGCACCGGGGGCGCCGCGTTGGTGTTCCACGGCTCCGCCGAGCCCGTCGCCGTCCAGGCGCTGCGCCGGCTCGGCGCCCGGCCCGAGCCCGGCCTGCCGCGCACCGGCGGCCTGACCGTCCTGCTCAGCGGCCGCCCCGGCGCGCTTCCCGGGGCCGCCCTCGGATACGCCGAGGGCCGCCTCCTCGCCGGCCGGAGCGCAGCGGTCCGGGGATGACCCGGCTGCGGGCGTCCCGGCTCAGTGCGACCCGGTCACCCGTCCGCCCAGTGCGCCCCGTCCGCCCGGTCCGCCCCGTCCGCCGCCACCCGGGCCGCTCCGGCCTCCGCGAGGCGCCGGGCCAGGTCCTGTAGGTCGGCCGCGTCCAGGACACGGTTCCCGAAGCCGGGCAGGGGCACGTGCAGCGGTGCCGTCCAGGCCTCCGGAACCGCCGCCCGGCCGTACCGGGCCCCGGCCAGGACGCCGGTGACCGCCGCCACCGTGTCGGTGTCACCGCCGAGGTCCACGGCGGCCCGTACGGCCTCGGCGAAGCCCGTCGTGGTGCGCAGCGCCCACACCGCCGAGCCCAGGCAGGGCCAGACCGCGCCGTTGAACTCGGTGGCCAGGTCCGGGTGCCAGTCCGGGGCGAGGACCCGGGCGTACCGCTCGCGGTGCTTCGGGTGCACCTCCTCCAGCGTCGCCGGGAGGGCCGCCAGCGGATCGTCCCCGTCCAGGGCCACGCGTACGAGCTCATGGAGGACGGCCGTGCCCTCCCAGGCGGCCCGGTCGCCGTGGGTGAGCGCGGCGATCCGCCGGGCGGCGTCCATGGTCGACTCCCGCCCCGACGGGGCGAAGTACACCGCCGAGGTCGAGGCCCGCATCAGCGAACCGTTGCCCGCCGCCCGCGCGTTGATCTGGAAGTGCAGGGCGGCGGCCAGGTTCCAGGGCTCGCCGTTCGTCAGCACGTCTTCCGTCTGCAGACCGATGTCCTTGGGGTCGCCCGCCGCCCAGCGCCGGAACCGGCCGAAGACGTCGGAGAGTTCGAGCCCGCCGCACTCCAGCAGGGACTCGGCCACCAGCACCGCCATCTGCGTGTCGTCGGTCGCCTCGCCCGGATCCCAGCCGCCGCCCCCGCACATCTCCTGGCCGCGCGCGGCCAGCTGCCCGGCGGGGCCGAACTCGTAGGGAGCGCCGAGCGCGTCGCCGGCCGCCGAGCCGATGACTGCTCCGACGGCGCGGTCGAGCCGCGTGGTCATGAGTGCTCCTCGTGCTCGTCGTGTTCGTGGGGTTCGGGGCACACACGGGCCAGGAGGCCGCGGGCGAAGGAGTCCAGGTCGTCCAGCCCGGCCGCGGCCAGCGTGTCCGGCGCCCCGGTCAGCAGGTGGGACACCGCGCCGTGCAGGGCGAGGGTGAGGGCGCTCGCCCGCTCCGGCCCGGCCGGCAGTCCGGCGGTGCGCAGCAGATGGCCGTACGCGGCGAAGTCCGCGGCCGCGATCGGGTCCAGCAGCGCGGCCAGCCACGGCCGCCGGGTCGCCTCGGCCTGGAGCTCCAGGTACGCCACGACCCGCGGCCTCCCCGGCCCGGCCGCGTCGCGCAGCAGTCCGGCGAGCAGCGCCGCGAGCGCGGCCCGGTCGGCGGGTCCGGAGCCGGAGCCCGCGAGCAGTCCGGCGAGGGCCCGGTACCGCTCCAGGCAGCGCTCGGCGACCGCGCGCAGCAGGGCGTCCCGGGTCGGGAAGTAGTTCTTGGCCGTGCCGAGCGGCACATCGGCCGCCGCGTCGACGGCCCGGTGCGCCCCAGGCGGCCGGGTAGCGGAGTGCCGTGCTCCGGTTGAGTCGCCGGCCGGGACAGGGGTCGTCTGCGCCACAGTCTCGTTTCAGCCTCCGGCCTCACGACGGCCGGATCCATCCGGTCATTGGCCGATTCCTCACTTGCCCAGAGAAGTCTGACCGCTTCCATCGACCTCCCGCACGCGAAATCTCGACCTTGGGTCACGAAACGGCAAAGGGACATTACTCCCCAACTCGCTTCATTCACACGCCAATCGGTGCACCGGAAGTCTGTGGATCATCGAATTTCCTTGGGGTAGTGTCCAGATCGCAAACGCCTGGTGGCCATTTTTTTGCAGTGGAAAAGGAGTGCGGAGATTATTCCCGATAACCCGCGCCAATTCCCTCGCAAGAATCTCGAAGTCGCCGTCGACTTTCTGCACCTGGAGAGGGTCGCATGAATTTTTCCCATCAAAATTATCGGGACCAATTCGTCGCGGCATGCCTGACCGGCCTGCCCGGCACCGCCGAGAACTGGTTCCGTCGCCTGGACGAAGTCGTGGACGGCGTGGTCGTCGCCGAAGCCGTCTCGGCCGATGCCACCGGTGAGCCGCCGCTGCGGTCGCTCTCCGCCCTCGGGGACCTCGGGGCGCTCGGCGTCCAAGTGCCCGCGGAGTACGGGGGCCTGGGCTTCGGGGACGGCGCGGCCTGTCTGGTGGTCGAGCGGGTGGCACAGGCCTGTGCCTCCACCGCCGCCATCCTGATGTTCCACTACCAGGTCGTGCGCAGGACCCTCGCCTTCGGCGCGGACTCCTGGCGCGACGAC harbors:
- a CDS encoding aspartate/glutamate racemase family protein encodes the protein MKIALMDSGIGLLAAAAATRRLRPDAELVLSCDPDGMPWGPRTPQDLTGRALAVARAAAAHRPDALIVACNTASVHALPALRAELEPGIPVIGTVPAIKPAAAAGGRVAIWATPATTGSPYQRGLIRDFADGARVTEVPCPGLADAVEAGDEAAVVRAVAAAAALTPADVTDVVLGCTHYELVEAAIRAALDRRTGGAALVFHGSAEPVAVQALRRLGARPEPGLPRTGGLTVLLSGRPGALPGAALGYAEGRLLAGRSAAVRG
- a CDS encoding ADP-ribosylglycohydrolase family protein, coding for MTTRLDRAVGAVIGSAAGDALGAPYEFGPAGQLAARGQEMCGGGGWDPGEATDDTQMAVLVAESLLECGGLELSDVFGRFRRWAAGDPKDIGLQTEDVLTNGEPWNLAAALHFQINARAAGNGSLMRASTSAVYFAPSGRESTMDAARRIAALTHGDRAAWEGTAVLHELVRVALDGDDPLAALPATLEEVHPKHRERYARVLAPDWHPDLATEFNGAVWPCLGSAVWALRTTTGFAEAVRAAVDLGGDTDTVAAVTGVLAGARYGRAAVPEAWTAPLHVPLPGFGNRVLDAADLQDLARRLAEAGAARVAADGADRADGAHWADG